One region of Scophthalmus maximus strain ysfricsl-2021 chromosome 13, ASM2237912v1, whole genome shotgun sequence genomic DNA includes:
- the dazap1 gene encoding DAZ-associated protein 1 isoform X5, which yields MNNNLVGDEIGKLFVGGLDWSTTQETLRNYFSQYGEVVDCVIMKDKTTNQSRGFGFVKFKDPNCVRTVLETKPHNLDGRNIDPKPCTPRGMQPEKSRTKEGWKGSKADSNKSKKIFVGGIPHNCGEPELRDYFNRFGVVTEVVMIYDAEKQRPRGFGFITFEAEQSVDQAVNMHFHDIMGKKVEVKKAEPRDSKAPGQLGPGQWATRGILSAANGWTAQPAQGWQQTYGPPGVWVSTTGQPIVLSSVGAGGYGPPLTAGRGTPTQPPSPFSAFLVTTPAGGFAAPQGYPQQGYSTAPQFGYTFGTPQADQYAPQIPPPPTTPGTAPLGFAPATTPTQDLSKAPTGQPDFPYSQYGYGQDLTAFSHSFADPTQQTASYGAPTAQPTAAQQSAANAFGRGQNHNVQGFHPYRR from the exons ATGAACAACAACTTGGTCGGAGATGAAATCGG GAAACTTTTCGTGGGTGGATTGGACTGGAGTACCACACAAG aGACACTTAGAAACTACTTTTCACAGTATGGGGAAGTAGTGGATTGTGTCATCATGAAGGACAAAACTACGAATCAGTCGCGAGGCTTCGGCTTTGTCAAATTCAAAGACCCCAATTGTGTACGGACAGTGCTGGAGACAAAGCCGCATAATCTTGATGGAAgaaat ATTGACCCGAAGCCATGCACTCCCAGGGGGATGCAGCCTGAAAAGTCTCGAACCAAAGAGGGCTGG AAGGGCAGCAAAGCCGATAGCAATAAATCAAAGAAGATATTTGTAGGTGGAATCCCCCATAACTGCGGCGAGCCTGAACTCAGGGACTATTTCAATAGATTTGGAGTG GTCACAGAGGTGGTAATGATCTATGATGCGGAGAAGCAGAGGCCCCGAG GTTTTGGATTTATTACTTTCGAGGCCGAACAATCAGTGGACCAGGCTGTCAACATGCATTTTCACGACATCATGGGCAAAAAA GTGGAAGTAAAGAAGGCTGAACCGCGTGACAGCAAAGCTCCTGGCCAGCTTGGCCCCGGCCAGTGGGCAACCAGGGGCATCTTGAGCGCAGCTAATGGTTGGACAGCACAGCCTGCCCAGGGCTGGCAACAGACATACGGGCCACCGG gAGTGTGGGTGTCGACTACCGGGCAACCTATAG TTCTGTCCTCTGTTGGTGCAGGGGGGTATGGACCTCCGTTGACTGCAGGCCGGGGAACACCCACACAGCCCCCATCACCTTTCAGCGCATTCCTGGTCACAACCCCGGCAGGTGGCTTTGCTGCACCTCAGGGCTACCCTCAACAGGGCTACAGCACAGCACCTCAGTTTG GTTACACTTTTGGCACACCCCAAGCAGACCAGTATGCTCCACAGATTCCTCCTCCGCCCACCACACCAGGAACTGCACCTCTGGGCTTTGCCCCCGCCACCACACCAACTCAGGACTTGAGCAAAGCTCCGACTGGGCAGCCTGACTTTCCTTATAGCCAGTATG GGTACGGCCAGGACCTGACAGCATTCAGCCACAGCTTCGCAGACCCCACTCAGCAGACGGCTTCGTACGGGGCACCGACTGCACAGCCCACCGCCGCCCAACAGTCCGCCGCCAATGCGTTCGGCAGAGGGCAGAACCACAATGTACAGGGCTTCCATCCGTACCGACGCTGA
- the dazap1 gene encoding DAZ-associated protein 1 isoform X1: MNNNLVGDEIGKLFVGGLDWSTTQETLRNYFSQYGEVVDCVIMKDKTTNQSRGFGFVKFKDPNCVRTVLETKPHNLDGRNIDPKPCTPRGMQPEKSRTKEGWKGSKADSNKSKKIFVGGIPHNCGEPELRDYFNRFGVVTEVVMIYDAEKQRPRGFGFITFEAEQSVDQAVNMHFHDIMGKKVEVKKAEPRDSKAPGQLGPGQWATRGILSAANGWTAQPAQGWQQTYGPPGVWVSTTGQPIVLSSVGAGGYGPPLTAGRGTPTQPPSPFSAFLVTTPAGGFAAPQGYPQQGYSTAPQFGYTFGTPQADQYAPQIPPPPTTPGTAPLGFAPATTPTQDLSKAPTGQPDFPYSQYGLGNYPQDPSAYGPTRPSHSNGQDGQGGYSAGYGQDLTAFSHSFADPTQQTASYGAPTAQPTAAQQSAANAFGRGQNHNVQGFHPYRR; encoded by the exons ATGAACAACAACTTGGTCGGAGATGAAATCGG GAAACTTTTCGTGGGTGGATTGGACTGGAGTACCACACAAG aGACACTTAGAAACTACTTTTCACAGTATGGGGAAGTAGTGGATTGTGTCATCATGAAGGACAAAACTACGAATCAGTCGCGAGGCTTCGGCTTTGTCAAATTCAAAGACCCCAATTGTGTACGGACAGTGCTGGAGACAAAGCCGCATAATCTTGATGGAAgaaat ATTGACCCGAAGCCATGCACTCCCAGGGGGATGCAGCCTGAAAAGTCTCGAACCAAAGAGGGCTGG AAGGGCAGCAAAGCCGATAGCAATAAATCAAAGAAGATATTTGTAGGTGGAATCCCCCATAACTGCGGCGAGCCTGAACTCAGGGACTATTTCAATAGATTTGGAGTG GTCACAGAGGTGGTAATGATCTATGATGCGGAGAAGCAGAGGCCCCGAG GTTTTGGATTTATTACTTTCGAGGCCGAACAATCAGTGGACCAGGCTGTCAACATGCATTTTCACGACATCATGGGCAAAAAA GTGGAAGTAAAGAAGGCTGAACCGCGTGACAGCAAAGCTCCTGGCCAGCTTGGCCCCGGCCAGTGGGCAACCAGGGGCATCTTGAGCGCAGCTAATGGTTGGACAGCACAGCCTGCCCAGGGCTGGCAACAGACATACGGGCCACCGG gAGTGTGGGTGTCGACTACCGGGCAACCTATAG TTCTGTCCTCTGTTGGTGCAGGGGGGTATGGACCTCCGTTGACTGCAGGCCGGGGAACACCCACACAGCCCCCATCACCTTTCAGCGCATTCCTGGTCACAACCCCGGCAGGTGGCTTTGCTGCACCTCAGGGCTACCCTCAACAGGGCTACAGCACAGCACCTCAGTTTG GTTACACTTTTGGCACACCCCAAGCAGACCAGTATGCTCCACAGATTCCTCCTCCGCCCACCACACCAGGAACTGCACCTCTGGGCTTTGCCCCCGCCACCACACCAACTCAGGACTTGAGCAAAGCTCCGACTGGGCAGCCTGACTTTCCTTATAGCCAGTATG GCTTGGGTAACTACCCTCAGGACCCCTCTGCCTACGGACCAACGCGTCCTTCTCACAGTAATGGTCAGGATGGGCAGGGAGGATATAGTGCAG GGTACGGCCAGGACCTGACAGCATTCAGCCACAGCTTCGCAGACCCCACTCAGCAGACGGCTTCGTACGGGGCACCGACTGCACAGCCCACCGCCGCCCAACAGTCCGCCGCCAATGCGTTCGGCAGAGGGCAGAACCACAATGTACAGGGCTTCCATCCGTACCGACGCTGA
- the dazap1 gene encoding DAZ-associated protein 1 isoform X3 has translation MNNNLVGDEIGKLFVGGLDWSTTQETLRNYFSQYGEVVDCVIMKDKTTNQSRGFGFVKFKDPNCVRTVLETKPHNLDGRNIDPKPCTPRGMQPEKSRTKEGWKGSKADSNKSKKIFVGGIPHNCGEPELRDYFNRFGVVTEVVMIYDAEKQRPRGFGFITFEAEQSVDQAVNMHFHDIMGKKVEVKKAEPRDSKAPGQLGPGQWATRGILSAANGWTAQPAQGWQQTYGPPGVWVSTTGQPIGGYGPPLTAGRGTPTQPPSPFSAFLVTTPAGGFAAPQGYPQQGYSTAPQFGYTFGTPQADQYAPQIPPPPTTPGTAPLGFAPATTPTQDLSKAPTGQPDFPYSQYGLGNYPQDPSAYGPTRPSHSNGQDGQGGYSAGYGQDLTAFSHSFADPTQQTASYGAPTAQPTAAQQSAANAFGRGQNHNVQGFHPYRR, from the exons ATGAACAACAACTTGGTCGGAGATGAAATCGG GAAACTTTTCGTGGGTGGATTGGACTGGAGTACCACACAAG aGACACTTAGAAACTACTTTTCACAGTATGGGGAAGTAGTGGATTGTGTCATCATGAAGGACAAAACTACGAATCAGTCGCGAGGCTTCGGCTTTGTCAAATTCAAAGACCCCAATTGTGTACGGACAGTGCTGGAGACAAAGCCGCATAATCTTGATGGAAgaaat ATTGACCCGAAGCCATGCACTCCCAGGGGGATGCAGCCTGAAAAGTCTCGAACCAAAGAGGGCTGG AAGGGCAGCAAAGCCGATAGCAATAAATCAAAGAAGATATTTGTAGGTGGAATCCCCCATAACTGCGGCGAGCCTGAACTCAGGGACTATTTCAATAGATTTGGAGTG GTCACAGAGGTGGTAATGATCTATGATGCGGAGAAGCAGAGGCCCCGAG GTTTTGGATTTATTACTTTCGAGGCCGAACAATCAGTGGACCAGGCTGTCAACATGCATTTTCACGACATCATGGGCAAAAAA GTGGAAGTAAAGAAGGCTGAACCGCGTGACAGCAAAGCTCCTGGCCAGCTTGGCCCCGGCCAGTGGGCAACCAGGGGCATCTTGAGCGCAGCTAATGGTTGGACAGCACAGCCTGCCCAGGGCTGGCAACAGACATACGGGCCACCGG gAGTGTGGGTGTCGACTACCGGGCAACCTATAG GGGGGTATGGACCTCCGTTGACTGCAGGCCGGGGAACACCCACACAGCCCCCATCACCTTTCAGCGCATTCCTGGTCACAACCCCGGCAGGTGGCTTTGCTGCACCTCAGGGCTACCCTCAACAGGGCTACAGCACAGCACCTCAGTTTG GTTACACTTTTGGCACACCCCAAGCAGACCAGTATGCTCCACAGATTCCTCCTCCGCCCACCACACCAGGAACTGCACCTCTGGGCTTTGCCCCCGCCACCACACCAACTCAGGACTTGAGCAAAGCTCCGACTGGGCAGCCTGACTTTCCTTATAGCCAGTATG GCTTGGGTAACTACCCTCAGGACCCCTCTGCCTACGGACCAACGCGTCCTTCTCACAGTAATGGTCAGGATGGGCAGGGAGGATATAGTGCAG GGTACGGCCAGGACCTGACAGCATTCAGCCACAGCTTCGCAGACCCCACTCAGCAGACGGCTTCGTACGGGGCACCGACTGCACAGCCCACCGCCGCCCAACAGTCCGCCGCCAATGCGTTCGGCAGAGGGCAGAACCACAATGTACAGGGCTTCCATCCGTACCGACGCTGA
- the dazap1 gene encoding DAZ-associated protein 1 isoform X6, protein MNNNLVGDEIGKLFVGGLDWSTTQETLRNYFSQYGEVVDCVIMKDKTTNQSRGFGFVKFKDPNCVRTVLETKPHNLDGRNIDPKPCTPRGMQPEKSRTKEGWKGSKADSNKSKKIFVGGIPHNCGEPELRDYFNRFGVVTEVVMIYDAEKQRPRGFGFITFEAEQSVDQAVNMHFHDIMGKKVEVKKAEPRDSKAPGQLGPGQWATRGILSAANGWTAQPAQGWQQTYGPPGVWVSTTGQPIGGYGPPLTAGRGTPTQPPSPFSAFLVTTPAGGFAAPQGYPQQGYSTAPQFGYTFGTPQADQYAPQIPPPPTTPGTAPLGFAPATTPTQDLSKAPTGQPDFPYSQYGYGQDLTAFSHSFADPTQQTASYGAPTAQPTAAQQSAANAFGRGQNHNVQGFHPYRR, encoded by the exons ATGAACAACAACTTGGTCGGAGATGAAATCGG GAAACTTTTCGTGGGTGGATTGGACTGGAGTACCACACAAG aGACACTTAGAAACTACTTTTCACAGTATGGGGAAGTAGTGGATTGTGTCATCATGAAGGACAAAACTACGAATCAGTCGCGAGGCTTCGGCTTTGTCAAATTCAAAGACCCCAATTGTGTACGGACAGTGCTGGAGACAAAGCCGCATAATCTTGATGGAAgaaat ATTGACCCGAAGCCATGCACTCCCAGGGGGATGCAGCCTGAAAAGTCTCGAACCAAAGAGGGCTGG AAGGGCAGCAAAGCCGATAGCAATAAATCAAAGAAGATATTTGTAGGTGGAATCCCCCATAACTGCGGCGAGCCTGAACTCAGGGACTATTTCAATAGATTTGGAGTG GTCACAGAGGTGGTAATGATCTATGATGCGGAGAAGCAGAGGCCCCGAG GTTTTGGATTTATTACTTTCGAGGCCGAACAATCAGTGGACCAGGCTGTCAACATGCATTTTCACGACATCATGGGCAAAAAA GTGGAAGTAAAGAAGGCTGAACCGCGTGACAGCAAAGCTCCTGGCCAGCTTGGCCCCGGCCAGTGGGCAACCAGGGGCATCTTGAGCGCAGCTAATGGTTGGACAGCACAGCCTGCCCAGGGCTGGCAACAGACATACGGGCCACCGG gAGTGTGGGTGTCGACTACCGGGCAACCTATAG GGGGGTATGGACCTCCGTTGACTGCAGGCCGGGGAACACCCACACAGCCCCCATCACCTTTCAGCGCATTCCTGGTCACAACCCCGGCAGGTGGCTTTGCTGCACCTCAGGGCTACCCTCAACAGGGCTACAGCACAGCACCTCAGTTTG GTTACACTTTTGGCACACCCCAAGCAGACCAGTATGCTCCACAGATTCCTCCTCCGCCCACCACACCAGGAACTGCACCTCTGGGCTTTGCCCCCGCCACCACACCAACTCAGGACTTGAGCAAAGCTCCGACTGGGCAGCCTGACTTTCCTTATAGCCAGTATG GGTACGGCCAGGACCTGACAGCATTCAGCCACAGCTTCGCAGACCCCACTCAGCAGACGGCTTCGTACGGGGCACCGACTGCACAGCCCACCGCCGCCCAACAGTCCGCCGCCAATGCGTTCGGCAGAGGGCAGAACCACAATGTACAGGGCTTCCATCCGTACCGACGCTGA
- the dazap1 gene encoding DAZ-associated protein 1 isoform X2, which yields MNNNLVGDEIGKLFVGGLDWSTTQETLRNYFSQYGEVVDCVIMKDKTTNQSRGFGFVKFKDPNCVRTVLETKPHNLDGRNIDPKPCTPRGMQPEKSRTKEGWGSKADSNKSKKIFVGGIPHNCGEPELRDYFNRFGVVTEVVMIYDAEKQRPRGFGFITFEAEQSVDQAVNMHFHDIMGKKVEVKKAEPRDSKAPGQLGPGQWATRGILSAANGWTAQPAQGWQQTYGPPGVWVSTTGQPIVLSSVGAGGYGPPLTAGRGTPTQPPSPFSAFLVTTPAGGFAAPQGYPQQGYSTAPQFGYTFGTPQADQYAPQIPPPPTTPGTAPLGFAPATTPTQDLSKAPTGQPDFPYSQYGLGNYPQDPSAYGPTRPSHSNGQDGQGGYSAGYGQDLTAFSHSFADPTQQTASYGAPTAQPTAAQQSAANAFGRGQNHNVQGFHPYRR from the exons ATGAACAACAACTTGGTCGGAGATGAAATCGG GAAACTTTTCGTGGGTGGATTGGACTGGAGTACCACACAAG aGACACTTAGAAACTACTTTTCACAGTATGGGGAAGTAGTGGATTGTGTCATCATGAAGGACAAAACTACGAATCAGTCGCGAGGCTTCGGCTTTGTCAAATTCAAAGACCCCAATTGTGTACGGACAGTGCTGGAGACAAAGCCGCATAATCTTGATGGAAgaaat ATTGACCCGAAGCCATGCACTCCCAGGGGGATGCAGCCTGAAAAGTCTCGAACCAAAGAGGGCTGG GGCAGCAAAGCCGATAGCAATAAATCAAAGAAGATATTTGTAGGTGGAATCCCCCATAACTGCGGCGAGCCTGAACTCAGGGACTATTTCAATAGATTTGGAGTG GTCACAGAGGTGGTAATGATCTATGATGCGGAGAAGCAGAGGCCCCGAG GTTTTGGATTTATTACTTTCGAGGCCGAACAATCAGTGGACCAGGCTGTCAACATGCATTTTCACGACATCATGGGCAAAAAA GTGGAAGTAAAGAAGGCTGAACCGCGTGACAGCAAAGCTCCTGGCCAGCTTGGCCCCGGCCAGTGGGCAACCAGGGGCATCTTGAGCGCAGCTAATGGTTGGACAGCACAGCCTGCCCAGGGCTGGCAACAGACATACGGGCCACCGG gAGTGTGGGTGTCGACTACCGGGCAACCTATAG TTCTGTCCTCTGTTGGTGCAGGGGGGTATGGACCTCCGTTGACTGCAGGCCGGGGAACACCCACACAGCCCCCATCACCTTTCAGCGCATTCCTGGTCACAACCCCGGCAGGTGGCTTTGCTGCACCTCAGGGCTACCCTCAACAGGGCTACAGCACAGCACCTCAGTTTG GTTACACTTTTGGCACACCCCAAGCAGACCAGTATGCTCCACAGATTCCTCCTCCGCCCACCACACCAGGAACTGCACCTCTGGGCTTTGCCCCCGCCACCACACCAACTCAGGACTTGAGCAAAGCTCCGACTGGGCAGCCTGACTTTCCTTATAGCCAGTATG GCTTGGGTAACTACCCTCAGGACCCCTCTGCCTACGGACCAACGCGTCCTTCTCACAGTAATGGTCAGGATGGGCAGGGAGGATATAGTGCAG GGTACGGCCAGGACCTGACAGCATTCAGCCACAGCTTCGCAGACCCCACTCAGCAGACGGCTTCGTACGGGGCACCGACTGCACAGCCCACCGCCGCCCAACAGTCCGCCGCCAATGCGTTCGGCAGAGGGCAGAACCACAATGTACAGGGCTTCCATCCGTACCGACGCTGA
- the dazap1 gene encoding DAZ-associated protein 1 isoform X4, whose product MNNNLVGDEIGKLFVGGLDWSTTQETLRNYFSQYGEVVDCVIMKDKTTNQSRGFGFVKFKDPNCVRTVLETKPHNLDGRNKGSKADSNKSKKIFVGGIPHNCGEPELRDYFNRFGVVTEVVMIYDAEKQRPRGFGFITFEAEQSVDQAVNMHFHDIMGKKVEVKKAEPRDSKAPGQLGPGQWATRGILSAANGWTAQPAQGWQQTYGPPGVWVSTTGQPIVLSSVGAGGYGPPLTAGRGTPTQPPSPFSAFLVTTPAGGFAAPQGYPQQGYSTAPQFGYTFGTPQADQYAPQIPPPPTTPGTAPLGFAPATTPTQDLSKAPTGQPDFPYSQYGLGNYPQDPSAYGPTRPSHSNGQDGQGGYSAGYGQDLTAFSHSFADPTQQTASYGAPTAQPTAAQQSAANAFGRGQNHNVQGFHPYRR is encoded by the exons ATGAACAACAACTTGGTCGGAGATGAAATCGG GAAACTTTTCGTGGGTGGATTGGACTGGAGTACCACACAAG aGACACTTAGAAACTACTTTTCACAGTATGGGGAAGTAGTGGATTGTGTCATCATGAAGGACAAAACTACGAATCAGTCGCGAGGCTTCGGCTTTGTCAAATTCAAAGACCCCAATTGTGTACGGACAGTGCTGGAGACAAAGCCGCATAATCTTGATGGAAgaaat AAGGGCAGCAAAGCCGATAGCAATAAATCAAAGAAGATATTTGTAGGTGGAATCCCCCATAACTGCGGCGAGCCTGAACTCAGGGACTATTTCAATAGATTTGGAGTG GTCACAGAGGTGGTAATGATCTATGATGCGGAGAAGCAGAGGCCCCGAG GTTTTGGATTTATTACTTTCGAGGCCGAACAATCAGTGGACCAGGCTGTCAACATGCATTTTCACGACATCATGGGCAAAAAA GTGGAAGTAAAGAAGGCTGAACCGCGTGACAGCAAAGCTCCTGGCCAGCTTGGCCCCGGCCAGTGGGCAACCAGGGGCATCTTGAGCGCAGCTAATGGTTGGACAGCACAGCCTGCCCAGGGCTGGCAACAGACATACGGGCCACCGG gAGTGTGGGTGTCGACTACCGGGCAACCTATAG TTCTGTCCTCTGTTGGTGCAGGGGGGTATGGACCTCCGTTGACTGCAGGCCGGGGAACACCCACACAGCCCCCATCACCTTTCAGCGCATTCCTGGTCACAACCCCGGCAGGTGGCTTTGCTGCACCTCAGGGCTACCCTCAACAGGGCTACAGCACAGCACCTCAGTTTG GTTACACTTTTGGCACACCCCAAGCAGACCAGTATGCTCCACAGATTCCTCCTCCGCCCACCACACCAGGAACTGCACCTCTGGGCTTTGCCCCCGCCACCACACCAACTCAGGACTTGAGCAAAGCTCCGACTGGGCAGCCTGACTTTCCTTATAGCCAGTATG GCTTGGGTAACTACCCTCAGGACCCCTCTGCCTACGGACCAACGCGTCCTTCTCACAGTAATGGTCAGGATGGGCAGGGAGGATATAGTGCAG GGTACGGCCAGGACCTGACAGCATTCAGCCACAGCTTCGCAGACCCCACTCAGCAGACGGCTTCGTACGGGGCACCGACTGCACAGCCCACCGCCGCCCAACAGTCCGCCGCCAATGCGTTCGGCAGAGGGCAGAACCACAATGTACAGGGCTTCCATCCGTACCGACGCTGA
- the dazap1 gene encoding DAZ-associated protein 1 isoform X7 has protein sequence MNNNLVGDEIGKLFVGGLDWSTTQETLRNYFSQYGEVVDCVIMKDKTTNQSRGFGFVKFKDPNCVRTVLETKPHNLDGRNIDPKPCTPRGMQPEKSRTKEGWKGSKADSNKSKKIFVGGIPHNCGEPELRDYFNRFGVVTEVVMIYDAEKQRPRGFGFITFEAEQSVDQAVNMHFHDIMGKKVEVKKAEPRDSKAPGQLGPGQWATRGILSAANGWTAQPAQGWQQTYGPPGVWVSTTGQPIVLSSVGAGGYGPPLTAGRGTPTQPPSPFSAFLVTTPAGGFAAPQGYPQQGYSTAPQFGYTFGTPQADQYAPQIPPPPTTPGTAPLGFAPATTPTQDLSKAPTGQPDFPYSQYGLNV, from the exons ATGAACAACAACTTGGTCGGAGATGAAATCGG GAAACTTTTCGTGGGTGGATTGGACTGGAGTACCACACAAG aGACACTTAGAAACTACTTTTCACAGTATGGGGAAGTAGTGGATTGTGTCATCATGAAGGACAAAACTACGAATCAGTCGCGAGGCTTCGGCTTTGTCAAATTCAAAGACCCCAATTGTGTACGGACAGTGCTGGAGACAAAGCCGCATAATCTTGATGGAAgaaat ATTGACCCGAAGCCATGCACTCCCAGGGGGATGCAGCCTGAAAAGTCTCGAACCAAAGAGGGCTGG AAGGGCAGCAAAGCCGATAGCAATAAATCAAAGAAGATATTTGTAGGTGGAATCCCCCATAACTGCGGCGAGCCTGAACTCAGGGACTATTTCAATAGATTTGGAGTG GTCACAGAGGTGGTAATGATCTATGATGCGGAGAAGCAGAGGCCCCGAG GTTTTGGATTTATTACTTTCGAGGCCGAACAATCAGTGGACCAGGCTGTCAACATGCATTTTCACGACATCATGGGCAAAAAA GTGGAAGTAAAGAAGGCTGAACCGCGTGACAGCAAAGCTCCTGGCCAGCTTGGCCCCGGCCAGTGGGCAACCAGGGGCATCTTGAGCGCAGCTAATGGTTGGACAGCACAGCCTGCCCAGGGCTGGCAACAGACATACGGGCCACCGG gAGTGTGGGTGTCGACTACCGGGCAACCTATAG TTCTGTCCTCTGTTGGTGCAGGGGGGTATGGACCTCCGTTGACTGCAGGCCGGGGAACACCCACACAGCCCCCATCACCTTTCAGCGCATTCCTGGTCACAACCCCGGCAGGTGGCTTTGCTGCACCTCAGGGCTACCCTCAACAGGGCTACAGCACAGCACCTCAGTTTG GTTACACTTTTGGCACACCCCAAGCAGACCAGTATGCTCCACAGATTCCTCCTCCGCCCACCACACCAGGAACTGCACCTCTGGGCTTTGCCCCCGCCACCACACCAACTCAGGACTTGAGCAAAGCTCCGACTGGGCAGCCTGACTTTCCTTATAGCCAGTATG GATTGAATGTCTGA